The genomic window AACCACTTCATGCACATAATAAAGAGATAGGGCGAAAGTGGACATCCTTGTCTGATCCCTCTAACTGGCTTGAAATTGTGTGTGGGACCTCCATTCCAGAGAATCTGCATAGCAGAGGATGATATGACAGACATAATAACTCTTCGGAGGAACTCAGGTATACCCACAGCCTGTAAGGAAGCATCAATGAAATCCCAACTCACTCTGTCGTAAGCCTTTTCCAAATCCAGTTCAACAGCCATCCAATTTTTCCTATTTCGTTTCCTCTACATAAAGTGAATGACTTCTTGTGCAATAATAATATCATCAGAGATATTCCTCCCAGCTATAAACCCGACTTGTTCCTGTGAGATGAAATGAGGAAAAACCAATTTAAATCGGTTTGCAATCACTTTCATCACCAATTTGTACAAGACGTAACAAAGACTGATGGGGAAAAATTGAGTAAAGTTCTCAGGACTGTTTATCTTTGGAATTAGGGCAATCAGAGTGTTGTTCAGATTTGGATGACTTTTCTAGCAAAAACCCCTTGAACCCACTCACAAACAACATTACCAATCATATCCCACTGACTCTGGAAAAAAAGAGCGTAAAAATCAACACTTTCGAAGCTTTTAGTGGATCTATATCAAATAAGGCCTTTTTGATCTCTTCATTCGTAAATGATTTCTCCAAGAAGGTAGTATCCAAAGTATTAAGCCATGGAAAAACATTAGATGGGAGACCCCTCATTGGCTCCGACGTTTTGCCATACAATTTCTCAAAGAAACCAACTGCCTCGGCTTTGAAAGTATCCTGATCAAAACTCCACTAGCCATTTTTGAGTTGCAAGGTTGTAATTCGATTAAATTTCCTTCTCTGAATAGTACGACTATGGAAAAATTTTGTGTTGCGATCGTCAAGGTGAAGCTAGACACAACGCGCCTTTTGTCTCTATAGAAACTCCTAATGATTAAGGACATTCTCCAACTCATCACGAATTTCCATCTCTTGTTGAACTAGCTGAATATCGTCAGAAAAATCCATTGCCCTTTGGATATTGGAAAGAGATCTCATCAACTACTTTTTACGAGTACCTACAAATCCATACACATCCAACTGTATTATTTAAGTAGgataaattatgcatatattATTGCTTTTAAATTAAATACTCGATCCGGTACAATAAAGTTGCTGCTTATCATCCGTTTTAAggaagaaaattaattaatagttagaaaaagggaaaaataaatatAGCTGATAATTTATCCTCACCACATCTTGAAATAGGTGTTAGCTGTCTTTAAGCTGATTCAAACCAACATTTATTTTTGATGTGCTACAACATAAAAGGATATTATTATATCAACAAGTGTACGGACCACCTCAATTTGTGGGCTACCCCATTCCAACCTTCAAAACAAGATTTTaaacccaatatttatttttataaaatttgagataTACACAccttttcataataaaataatatatactaaTTTTAAGTTGCAATATCATTAAAACAACGATGAATTATACGTGAATTTAAATAATGAGAACAAATTCGAAGAAAATCACACATGAATAAAAGCTAATTCCTTCCATTGAAATCATTACAAAAAATAATACTActcaaaattctaattttttaatttaaataaaaataggataaattctaaaaatatatatgaactatgatttaatgtgtaattttattgattttgtacaaatttatacatgaaattttgatttgatccaattcttataaattattaacacaattattgatataacatcattttatgtttatatattgtctacataaataattatatttatctaatataattataaattggtgtattcatttgtttaaatgtgtatgattaaatcaaaattaaagtttcaagtatacatttgaaccacaattagagtttcatgtgtataattgcaccaaattaaaattcatataaacaACTGCAtataaatcaaagttcatgtataatttaaGATTTATCCTAAGATTATATTATGGCAAAGTTGTCGTTATAAATTTCTATTTGAGattggataaatattaaattaagagaatatttctaatattaaaattaaaaatttgattggataaattctaataaatattgaaatatactttatattaattttgaattaaattttaattgtaatttatactattattatattaaaattaaaaaatgaacaGATAAAATCCGTGTAAATTGATTAATcggtaaaaatggataaaaacctaaaaaaaacttagatcttatttttttttatttaaataaaatttttataataagatTTCAACTTTTAACCAATTAGATATTTACTAAAGATCATATATTTAACTAAACATATATTtcatcaatattaaaattttaaaaaagattaaagtattaaaattattatttcactTTGATGACAGCATGAGAAAAATGAATCCCTTGTTGTTGAAATGTGGATTACTAATATTAGCTTATATCTTAAGGGAAACAAATATTagaaaattcatcaatacaaaagaaaagaaaaaaaggagaagTTTCCTCAGCAATTATTTGGCAACCCAGAGGCAAATCAAAGCCAAGATATATATCTTTTCATTAAATctgataattttatatatttatactaatcatgcaaataaattattaaacgtATATCACAAACTCAAGATCCTGGGCATGAATAATATATGTGTATTAAGTTaatcatgtttattatatatttgtatgGTGTGCAAAATTTCAAATGTCAAccattacatattttattattatgaaatcATCTAACTctcttaaaacaaaaaatttggacAATTCTTTATTCTGGACAATATCTTTAACATTTTATCATTATTAGTAATTTCATTAAATTGAATACACTTTTTTGCCCGGATGGAATGAGAGGCGTCCATGAAAACGAAGTAGTTTTGACTTCTAGGAACTGAAAAAAATGGTATTAGGAGTCCCTATATTACTATGTAAAGTTCATTTTAGTCCTACTAAAATTTGCTCCGGATTTATCCTTGTagattaaaaatttattcaaatcgtGACACCATCACAATTTGTTGTTAGGTTACTGATAATTTGGACaaagggataaatattaaaactatacaTAAACTTTGTTTAAATgagcaatttgatacatgaactttgatttgatgCAATCatacacatgaaactttgattatAGTTACacgaaactttaattttgattcaattgtaaacttttaaagaaataaatatatcgatttatttttatatttgataaagaTAATTATTTGTATTTGTAATGTAAAATGGTGCTATATTGATAATTGTGTTGACGATTTGTGAAaactaaatcaaatcaaaatttcatgtataaaattatataaaatcaaatttcatatatgACATTGCACATTTGATAAAAGTTCatttatagttttaaaatttactcTCGTAGACAAAATAAATCATATCCAATTGATTTATCCATGATCCAACCATGTGTATTTTTTTGGGATGGTTAGGTTTTTTATGGGTATAAATCTATTGAATATGATATCTTTgtctaaattattaataatttaaaaataaattatttaaatatataaaaattaatttgaaggaatttttaatagaaggaattaaaataaaataaaatattatagtatAACGACTCTTGGTagattaagggtgagtttggataggCGATGCGTTTATctgcgattagtgtaaaaacagaTGTGCCAGTAAAATTAGATACTGTAACGATACTGTAGTATGAAACAAAATATAAGCTAAACACACCGTACCACATCCAATCGTCCATCTAAACCcaccttaaaaaaaaaaaaagaagaagaagggagAATCGACATCCCAACCtgaagcaagtaagtaaacactCAACACGAAAAATAGAGGAACACGAAATTTCGCCACCAAATTACTGCATGTCAAAACTAAATTCATTAGCCACCCACCTAAGTTTGCGCCACGTGGAAAATCAGTCCAAATCATGATTCACTGGACTGGCCCCACGAAAAAGCTAACCCATCTTTTTCAATTACCACATAACATAACATACTAACCACAACAAGATTAAAATGATTTTGCTAAATTACTTTGAAAGGATTTGGCCGAGgttctaaatttaattttaaattttcttacaaaacaataatatttagttaaaaattaatgaaaagacatttgtatgaaattatattaaaattttagtttttataattaacactaaattcatccttaaattaataaaataattatgtttCCATATTTATTATGAATGAATAACAAAATACTGAATCCGGTAGAGGTAAGTCAAAATTACTGTTTCAAAtgcataaaatttaattataatattaattttttgataAACGAAAAAGTGAAGTCCCCGTCGTTTCCTTATCTCACCAATTAACGCTTTCAAACAGCATAGACAACAAAAgctttgagttttctttttattattagttttcaTTTCAGTTTTATAGTTTGTTGAAATGGTTTAAGGCTTTAAGGAGAGATTCAAAATCCTACTCTCCGGGGAAAAGAGAGAGATAGGCGTACACTTCAATGGGTCTTTGCACCTCCAAACCCTCCCCAAACCCTTCTGATTCTACAAATGCCTCTATCAATACCCGGAATAACGATATCTACCGCAAGCCTAACTCTGTTTCGGCTTCTCCTTTACCTGATGGAGTAAACTCCAAGGAAGATCAAGGTAAacaaggagaagaagaaaaagaaagctcCAATCCCAACAATGAAGGCAAGAAATCGCCGTTTTTCCCGTTTTATAGTCCCAGTCCAGCTCACTACTTGTTTTCCAAAAAGTCTCCTGCGAGATCTTCAACCAATTCCACTCCAAAACGGTTTTTCAGGAGGCCATTCCCTCCGCCGTCTCCGGCGAAGCATATTAGGGCAGTGCTTGCGCGGAGGCACGGGTCTGTGAAGCCGAATGAGGCCGCGATCCCGGAAGGAAGCGACGCAGAGGCAGCGGGAGCTACCGGTACCGGACTGGATAAGAGCTTCGGCTTCTCGAAGCACTTCGGGAGCAAATATGAGCTCGGAGACGAAGTAGGAAGAGGCCATTTCGGTTATACTTGTACGGCGAAGTTTAAGAAAGGAGAGCTTAAAGGACAACAAGTTGCCGTTAAAGTTATACCTAAAGCGAAGgtttcattttaattttctttttgtttttatctactttatttattttaatcttagAACTTTTGCCTTTTTGCGCTTATGGATTTGAATTAAAATTCTTTGACAGTGAAAAAAACGAGATCCGACTAGAAGACCCTCAGTTAGATTTTTATACTTACTGgaaataagaaaatgaatttaaatattgaatttgcTGATTTTTTTTAACAGAGTAATCATAACTCGGAATTAAAATGTATACTCACGGAGTTATGTTCTACAATTTTATTTCTGTATAATAGCTATTTTGTGCCTTGAATTGATATGttatgcttgttgatttttgtgtttttgtttataGATGACTACTGCAATTGCCATTGAGGATGTTAGAAGGGAGGTAAAAATATTAAGAGCTCTATCTGGACatagcaatttagtacaattctATGATGCCTACGAGGACCATGATAATGTCTACATAGTGATGGAGTAAGTACCATACGAAAACATGAACTCGGTTTTGGGTTCAGTGTGTTCAGGATCATTTGGTTTGATGATTTGTGATGGGTTCTAATTAGTTACTATGTATCTTTCAGATTATGTGAAGGAGGGGAGCTCTTGGACAGAATTCTTTCTAGGTATTTCTTTTCTTCTAATAATAGCTACTTCTGATTCTGATTCCAAAATAAGAGTTTGAGGCTGAATGTACTTAGTTTGGATTTGATTACCTATCAAGTGTATTCTTCTAATCATGCAGGGGCGGAAAATACACTGAGGATGATGCAAAAGCTGTGATGATTCAGATACTTAACGTTGTTGCTTTTTGCCATCTCCAGGGTGTTGTGCACCGGGATCTTAAACCTGAGGTGAATATCTTTCCAGTTCTAATAAggtttctgattttttttttctgggtGGTATTACACTGGTTTTGTGGTCCCATATAAGATTTCTAAGGTTTATGTAAGGCTTTTCCTTGAGGATAACCTTGTGCCAAGTATTCTGGTTAAGCAGTCACCGAAGCCTAGCCACTACTGCTTGTTTTCTTGGTTGTGCTTCATTCTagcatatttcattttcatcttcttAGCAGCAGAGGTTTTAATaggtatataataaaaatttgccCATTGCCCACCTGATATTATACTAAATTTAGCTATTTTCTGTGACCAGAATTTCTTGTTTACATCAAAGGATGAAAATTCACAATTGAAGGCTATAGACTTTGGCTTGTCTGATTTTGTGAAACCGGGTTTGTACTCAAATTCGTATTGCTTAAGCCATAGTGCTTTAGTTATTTGATTAATTTCTtcatgttttctttttccttttcaatttcaGATGAAAGGCTTAATGACATTGTTGGTAGTGCATACTATGTAGCACCAGAAGTTCTACATAGGTCTTACAGTACAGAAGCAGATGTCTGGAGTATAGGTGTGATTGCTTATATTCTTTTGTGTGGTAGTCGTCCATTTTGGGCTCGAACAGAGTCTGGGATTTTTGGAGCTGTTCTAAAAGCTGATCCAAGTTTTGATGAAGCACCTTGGCCATCTCTATCTTCTGAGGCTAGGGATTTTGTGAAGCGTTTACTGAATAAGGACCCAAGGAAAAGATTGACTGCAGCCCAAGCTTTGAGTGCGTGGCTCATCTTCTGTCATATTCATTATTTTTACATTCTTGTAATTTTACTCACAATTGCTTGCCACAGGTCATCCCTGGATAAAAAAGTATAACGATGTGAAAGTGCCCTTGGATATACTGATATTCAAACTCGTGAAGGCTTATCTGCGCTCTTCATCTCTTCGGAAGGCTGCTTTAAGGGTGCGTATATGGTGATTAGAGGTGCCCATAGGCTGGGCCGGggctcaattaaaaaaaaaaactcaggcCTGCCCACCCAAAAGCTTATATtactgtttaaaaataataaaatattaaaaatataattttatattaatatttatattattaaatttaattaaaactatttaaaagtatttaatttaaattcggGTTGGGTCAGGccgaggacaaaaatccttatCCAAGCCTGGCTCAGGTTGATAATGTGAACTTTTTCCTCATCCTGCATGGGATTTCTAGCTCTTATACCCTTCTATTGGTAATTTTTGCAGGCCCTGTCTAAAACTTTGACTGTGGATGAGCTGTTTTACTTGAAGGAGCAGTTTGCATTATTGGAACCAAATAAAAATGGCACTATAAGCTTAGAAAATATCAAAGCGGTTGGTTCCTTCCCTGTTCATAATCTTGAAAATTTTTGGCAGTTTTCTTGTGAATAGTATCTAATGCTATCGCTCTGGTCAGGCTCTGATGAAAAATGCAACAGATGCTATGAAGGATGCTCGCATCCCTGAGTTTCTTGCATCGGTAGGTGCTTCatctttttctgttttgtttgGAAATGCATATAAATTTAAGAGGTGGTATGAATCTCTAATTGTGTACGGTTTCCTTTTGTGGTAGCTAAATGCACTTCAATACAGACGGATGGACTTTGATGAGTTCTGTGCAGCTGCATTAACTGTTCATCAGCTGGAGGCTCTTGATCGGTGGGAACAACATGCACGTTGTGCTTACGAAATCTTTGAGAAGGAAGGAAACAGACCTATTGTCATTGAAGAGCTAGCTTCGGTATGTTGATCTCCCCTGCAAAGTTTTTGCATCTATGCCTCATTCGGATGATTATTTAATTCCTT from Gossypium hirsutum isolate 1008001.06 chromosome D12, Gossypium_hirsutum_v2.1, whole genome shotgun sequence includes these protein-coding regions:
- the LOC107945410 gene encoding CDPK-related kinase 5 isoform X2, with translation MGLCTSKPSPNPSDSTNASINTRNNDIYRKPNSVSASPLPDGVNSKEDQGKQGEEEKESSNPNNEGKKSPFFPFYSPSPAHYLFSKKSPARSSTNSTPKRFFRRPFPPPSPAKHIRAVLARRHGSVKPNEAAIPEGSDAEAAGATGTGLDKSFGFSKHFGSKYELGDEVGRGHFGYTCTAKFKKGELKGQQVAVKVIPKAKMTTAIAIEDVRREVKILRALSGHSNLVQFYDAYEDHDNVYIVMELCEGGELLDRILSRGGKYTEDDAKAVMIQILNVVAFCHLQGVVHRDLKPENFLFTSKDENSQLKAIDFGLSDFVKPDERLNDIVGSAYYVAPEVLHRSYSTEADVWSIGVIAYILLCGSRPFWARTESGIFGAVLKADPSFDEAPWPSLSSEARDFVKRLLNKDPRKRLTAAQALSHPWIKKYNDVKVPLDILIFKLVKAYLRSSSLRKAALRALSKTLTVDELFYLKEQFALLEPNKNGTISLENIKAALMKNATDAMKDARIPEFLASLNALQYRRMDFDEFCAAALTVHQLEALDRWEQHARCAYEIFEKEGNRPIVIEELASVTTTPHY
- the LOC107945410 gene encoding CDPK-related kinase 5 isoform X1, which translates into the protein MGLCTSKPSPNPSDSTNASINTRNNDIYRKPNSVSASPLPDGVNSKEDQGKQGEEEKESSNPNNEGKKSPFFPFYSPSPAHYLFSKKSPARSSTNSTPKRFFRRPFPPPSPAKHIRAVLARRHGSVKPNEAAIPEGSDAEAAGATGTGLDKSFGFSKHFGSKYELGDEVGRGHFGYTCTAKFKKGELKGQQVAVKVIPKAKMTTAIAIEDVRREVKILRALSGHSNLVQFYDAYEDHDNVYIVMELCEGGELLDRILSRGGKYTEDDAKAVMIQILNVVAFCHLQGVVHRDLKPENFLFTSKDENSQLKAIDFGLSDFVKPDERLNDIVGSAYYVAPEVLHRSYSTEADVWSIGVIAYILLCGSRPFWARTESGIFGAVLKADPSFDEAPWPSLSSEARDFVKRLLNKDPRKRLTAAQALSHPWIKKYNDVKVPLDILIFKLVKAYLRSSSLRKAALRALSKTLTVDELFYLKEQFALLEPNKNGTISLENIKAALMKNATDAMKDARIPEFLASLNALQYRRMDFDEFCAAALTVHQLEALDRWEQHARCAYEIFEKEGNRPIVIEELASELGLSPSVPVHAVLHDWIRHTDGKLSFLGFVKLLHGVSS